The region AAATTAAAGTACAGCCATGCCAGTGGTTCTGTGAGGCTGTTCACACCTGTGTTTTAAGCTAAATTCCAATGCTAGCAGGGTAACAtacacagtgacaatgctaacatgctggtgtTTAGCAGGTACAGTGTTTTCCATGTTCACCGTCTTAGCTTTGCATCTTAGCATGCCAGCATCTTCTAATTAGCATTACGATAGTGGTATTATCAATAGTTTGAAATGAGCCAGACATACACTGCTTGCTCTATCATCCATCTTTTAGCGATTAAAAATTCAAGTGGCTCCAGTAAAGTGAGAATATTGTCATTCCAAATTTGGAAACTGAGTTTTTGAAACTCATGAATCTCAGCACATGCTGAAGTTCTCTTTCAGTCATTGGTATTGATGACCATCAGCCCCACACAGTTATTAATAGTCACAGCTTTTGCTTTTGGGGCAGAGAAAAACGTATTTCCCTCTTAAATATTCTGCTCACGCTGTGTGTCTGAATATTTTGACATCTCACTCCTGAgttatttttccttcaagaCAGATTAGCGGGCAACTGATTTGAAAGCAAGCACAATGACCTCAGTAAATAAGTTCAAGTAGTTTGATGAAATCGGTTTGATTACAGTTGTTCTTTTCCGCTGCCTCTTTTGTTATGAACACCTCTTCAGATACTGTTTAATCAAAAGCTGGTGTATTTAGCAGCCATTCATCAACACAATGCTCTGTCCTACTGTTCACTGCCGCACATATTTCATCTTTAGCAGAACGAAATGTCATGAACTGAGCTCAGATTTCTTTTAGGTGGAGCCTTTACTGAGTCAACCATAGGCTAACTAAATAATTAGATCTCAGGCTACCTGCTGTCTTTTCCCTTGAGGAAGGCAGTGGTTTAATAACATGTACTGAGTGCAGATTTTTGGGcgataaatgtttgtttgactgTGCGTCAGTGTGTACACTAATGTCttcctgcgtgtgtgtgtgtgtgttcccattttgtcactttgcatgtgcatgtgtttaggagaatatatgtgtgtatgtaattgtctgtgtatttatgtgtgggtaagtgttgtttattttaaaaaaaatgcatgaaggCTGGTGTTTCGCAtcttaatgttaacattttcctaaactttagtttgtgtttaatgctaatgGAATGGAAGGTGCTTAACTCTTACCATTTCAGGTAATAAATCTTGGTGATTAGTTGTGTGGATATCAATATCAATGGTTCCGTTCTtgctgaaaattaaatttgtaattTAGTAAACACCCAATTTACCAGTAAACAACCTGATAGGCAGTGATTTGCTTACCTGACTCCACTTATCCATATCTTTACAATGATACTCGGGCTGCAACATCtaaattttacatgaaaaactgCATCTTTCTGTATGCGTAACATCTTCCAAAGAGGTGAAAAGATCCTATATTACTCTCACAATAAGAAAAACGTGAAGTAATCAGCCGTTTACATCAGGTAAACTACATGCTACACTCTGGTTGTGGGCATAAATGAAGTAAATCAATAACTAATGTTAACAGCATAGAATCTACTACAAGGTGCCTCACAAACAGCCGGCGAGTTAGGTGAACATCACAGACAGTCACAACAAAAGGTGGACAAAACCTAATTTTCTATCCCTTTTAATGATATCAGGTTGGGAACTGAAATCTTTCTGATGGTGAAATACTATAAGTCATACATCAAAGCACTTCATCCCCCCTCCAAGTCATTCATCATCTGCTTCCATCAAGAGCTGAAGCAGAGAGAAGGCAATTTAATCCTCTCTACTGAGTAAACCTTTGAGTGTCTAGCGTGGtagtgagtgaatgagtgaatgagtgagtgatttTGCAGCCatagaaatgttttcactgcTCTGTTGTCAAATGAACTAATCGTAGAATTGCTCAACTTCAAATTTTTCCGGTGGAGCATTGTGGgataaatggagagagaaaatacaggAACTAAGTGGAGAGAAAACTACCGAGTGTGCATTAGCATGCATGTGAAAAAGCTTCTGACCAACTTCCGATATTCATAGTGTACAAGGTAACTACACAGTCATTCAGTTCTGTTTAAGAGCAGAGCAGAACCCAATGTGGGTTAGCATTTATATAAAGCGTAAACATATTTATAAGGCTTTTTTATCTGACttttggaaatggaaatacagtTGTATGAAAAAGTTCAGCCACCTCTGGGtgaattacatattttgttaatttttgaagtgaaaagaagtaaaaatactaCACCTTGCTAAGTCAGTATTTAGTTATCCACCCCTTGGcagatatcacagcttgcaaatgctttttgtagctaCCTCAGAGtctttctattcttgatttagtaatttttttacCTAGTTTTCCTTGCATATCActtcaagttctgagatatttttagggTGTCTTGCACtcacagcatgtttaagatctaATCAgagattttcagtgattttaatttcaggggactgtgagggtcGTTCCAAAAgattcagcttgtgtttcttgaatcAATTCATAGCAGATTTTGatgtctgctttggatcattgttgTTGTATCACTATTGTAGAAGGCAgcctgttttcagtttcactttcttgactgactgcattATTTAACTACTGTTAGACCGATGTAcattacacaaagacacaatcaTAACAAGACAATAATACATAGGGATACTTTTTTCCTGAATATATAATTGTCCATAGGTGGACAATTGACCTTGGGGCAAATCAAACCAGTTGTTgtcagttcatttttcattatggtGTAATAAGATTCAGTTCTAGAATGAGTGTGTTCACAATTCTATGTTCTGTTGAGACTCCTGAGACAAACCAACAACCTCAAAACTGAGACAGAGTTCTCGtgttttacaaaagaaaaaatgaatgaccGAAGCAAGTCCTCACAAAAGTCAAGCTCAGTGTGTAATGATCTCCGTCTGGCAGGAATATTTTGTGATGCAGTCATCAAAGTTGAGGATGTCGAATTTCAAATCCACAAGATCATCCTCTGTAACTGCAGCCCGTACTTCCGGTGAGTCGGTTATTTGATCTCAGTGGGAAGCTGATGAATTTATTTCCCTTgaattaacagaaaaacagatagtTTTGTTTAAGTTAATGATCTGTGTCTGAGAAACAACTCATTCTCTTCAATGTAGTTACATTGATAAAATCACATAGAACTGTATAAAGCAACTTGAATAACAATTGATGAAGTTTATTTGGCAGTGACGCTCTTACTGCAAATTACTCTCTCAATGATGTCCGGCAGTGAACATATTCTATCATTTCCAATTAATATAAAATGGTAAAGAATTCTGATTTCATGTATACTTACAGCAAAAAATGGTATACTACAAAGgtgagtatactgtatatgctgtataCAATGAGTATAGACTAGACTATTTCCATACAGACGTCTATCTTCAGAATATCAATGCTatacattacataaaaaaaacagaaaatctactattttcatttcagttgtcAGTTGTTCAATTTgactcacatttttttcatctccactgtcactgctgttttctgtctgaattttctgtttcaccTTGTAACTATTTGCTTGACAGGTGCTAAAagatgtttattattattattgtcagtGGGAAAAGGTTGAATATCTATTTTCACTCCTCTGCTGTGACTCCATCCTATCCCTCAGAGCGCTCTTCGAACGCTGGTCGACCGCAGACAGGAAGGTCTTTAACATATCGGGTCTGTCTCCTGACACGATGCAGCTCATCATTGAGTTTGCATACACCAACTCTATTTCTGTGACGGAGAACAATGTACAGGATTTAATGCTAGCAGCCGATATGCTCAATATAATGGATGTCGTACAAACCTGCTCCGACTTCTTCTGTGAGGAGTTCTGCCCAGAGAACTGCATCGGCATCTGGCAGTTCACAAAAATCTGCTTCAGTTCTGAGCTGCAGTGCAAAGCCTACTGCTATATCACTGATCACTTTGAGGAGGTTGTTTCCCATGAAGAGTTCCTGCAGCTCTCTATGCAGGAACTCAATGAAATCCTTGGTAGAGATGACCTCAATGTAAGAAAGGAGAGTACTGTTTATGAGGCCATCCTCCGCTGGATTGCCCACATACCCGAAGAACGAGAAGGACATATCACTGTGCTTTTCTCTAAGGTACAATAACTTTCTCTCACTACATTTAGTCTAGATTTATTTGATCTCTTACATCTTCAGCTGATGGTGTTATCCTGACTGCTTCAAAACAATGCATCGACACCTGGAGGTTGGTTCATTCGGGAAGGACCAAGGAAAAAgacattatacatttttgactTTACTTCTGGTCTGGTTCGTGTTCACACTGACTTATTACAAATGTACTAAGAGCTCTAAGCTTAAAGTCATATCGATGGACAAATAACTCATTGCTTGAACAGTTTTGGCGACTGACATCCTGCATCGTTGTTGCTACATGGACCCATGCGGGGAAATCAGAATTTGGAGACTTACAACAAGTCACACTGCACTTTATTGCACTTATTATGGGTTCATCTGTCTTCTCTGGTGTCACAAACAGTTTCAGAAGAAATAAGCTGAGCTTGCAAGTGGACCTTGTACatcataaataaagaaaaacatatactatagaaacaggaaaaacaagttTTGTACCATGATATTATGGTGGGTTAGGTATTGTGTGGTCACAACCTTCTAGTTTCACTTGGCCTCAGACAGAGACCCCTCTTTTCAAGCTGTCCAACTGTCCCCTAAGTTAACAGACTCTGTCCTCTTGTCCCTGTGTAGGTTCGGCTGGGCCTTACAAGTGCAGAGTACATCATGAGCAATGTGATGTCCAATGAGCtagtgaagaaaaacactgagtgCCTGCAAATGGTCCATGATGCCATGCAAACCAGGTGTCACATTATCACAAACAGGCCCTTGGTGTCTGGCCTCTGTAACCCTCTCGCACGTCCTCGTCTGCCTAATGCCATCCTGTTGGCCATTGGAGGCTGGAGCGGTGGTGATCCAACTAACGGCATTGAGGTGTACGATGTCCGAGCTGACCGCTGGATCAACGTGACGGACAATCTGGAGCGTCCCCGTGCCTATCACGGCGCTGCCTTCCTCAATGGGTATGTCTACTGTGTTGGTGGCTTTGACAGGGTGGAGCATTTCAACAGCGTGCGCAAGTTTGACATGAGCACACACAGCTGGCATGAGGTGGCACCCATGTATTGCCGCCGCTGCTATGTGAGCGTAACAGTGCTGAACGGGTGCATCTATGCCATGGGAGGCTATGATGGACACACTCGACTCAGCTCCGCAGAGCGCTACAGGCCCGAAACCAACCAGTGGAGTCTTATTGCACCCATGCACGAGCAGAGGAGTGACGCCAGCTGCACAACACTCCATGACAAGGTTAGTGAAGTGCGAGAGCataagagagagtgaaagagagaagtAAGAGGCTGGaatattgttgattttattttctacatgtatatacaaacaaaacatgccaGCAGCTGTGTAAGGTTATAATGCttattgcacaaaaaaacaaactacttgATAAAAATCAAGGTCCACCTTTAGTTTTTGATCTTTTGCAGTTGTGTAAGTTAGTGGAATAATTGGGTAGTGTCAGACAAAAGGTCTTTAGCAACTTACTGTATCTAAAGACTTTATGATGTGTGCATGAAAGTGTTCAGAGATTCATTTGGCTGCATTACATAGTCAATTTGTGTGAGGATGGCGTAAGCAGAAGGGTCCACTTGTAAACATTTATGCATGAACTATTATGTGTATTATACCATATGTCTGGCACTGGTTGTCATTTCTGACTGTTGGACCGACCAAAATATCTGTTGAGAAAGCTGATACAACGAGCATACACCTAATGAGTGACAACCAtaagaaaacaatttttataaAGATCCCTTAAATTCAGCTGGTAAAGAATACTGACTAAGATAATATACTAAGCGGGGCACTTTTCCATTAAAATCTAAAAGTATTCTCTTACAAACTATATAACTTTGAtgctgtttctaaatgacctcaaacatgTCTTTTGCATTTCCATACTGCAATGCGGCTGACATTTATCAACCTCTCTGgtaaagtgactgaaatgatATTTTTCGATTGGAGCGGTAGATTGGTAGATGTTTCTATTGGATCTCAGCTGATTTACTAATCATCTTACAGTGGTGTATAAATATTTCTGTACCATTTGTGTTATTACAGGATGCAGTCACCAACTGAAATcaagaaaaccaagaaaagtGCTAGCTTACTTACTGcccctccttttctctgcaGGTTTACATTTGTGGTGGCTTCAATGGGAATGAGTGCCTGCTAACAGCTGAATATTACAATCCAGAGAACAACCAGTGGACAATGATCACCCCCATGAACAGTAGGCGCAGTGGAATTGGAGTCATCGCGTATGCAGACCATGTCTATGCAGTAAGTACATGAAACACTGCTGACACTCATATATCACACGAAGTCTGTGAAGTGTGAAGAGATTTGATCAGCAGTTATTTTAAGCTGGTTTTACTGACTTAGTGGTACGTCAACATGGACCTTGTATTAATAATTAGATTTATATCCTAACCATagccacaggaaaaaaaaaatcgtattTATCAATCAATTTAATTGCTTAGTGATGTTActgttattattcatttaatagCATAAATGTCCccacaaaattaaatgtaatcaaataaaacaaatgtacagaaagaatatacagtatcagtGACCAACAGATGTATTCAACAACTCTACAGCCATGCAAGCAGCTCTGTATGGCcgtactcaaaaccacaaatgtcaactcCATGGTTGCGCTAGAGAAAAATTCGGGGTATAACCAAATTCACTACTGGGAACCATGAATTCAGTAGATGTCGAGATCTTTCATTGGATTAGTAATAACTTTGACTTGCTGATAGCGCTAGAGGAAACATCAGAGGATCCCCTGCATGTCtgcaacaaatttcatggcaatccatccaatagttgatgAGATGATATGTTATTCTGGAGCAAAGTTGCGACCAACCgactgacacactgacattgCCGTCTATtgagccatgccactagcaaGAATAAAAAATCATATTAGGTATTTGCCTTCAAAGACCCATAAATAGTCATTCTAGAGTTACAAGTGACTACTTAAGGAGGAGAGATATAGGACAAAACTTTGTAAATTTGGACCTCCTAATCCACCATTCATTAACTAATCCAACTACCTTCAATttaatatatactatataacttttatttttgcaaaggTCAACTGAGTGCTGAGAAACTGGTTCCGTCTCAATTTTAACACTTTGACCCAGTACTCTGCTTTTCCTCCCACAGGTTGGTGGCTTTGATGGCAACAGTCGTCTGCGCAGCGCAGAGGCCTACAACCCACTGACCAACAGTTGGCACGTAGTGTCCCCCATGTTGACCCCCCGCAGCAACTTTGGCGTCGAAGTGATTGATCACCGACTCTTTGCTGTAGGGGGCTTCAACGGTTTCACCACCACCTATAATGTTGAGTGCTATGACAGTACAACAGATGATTGGTCTGAGGCTTGTAACATGGAGATCTACCGCAGCGCCCTGAGCTGCTGCGTGGTGTTCGGACTCCCCAGCATGGTTGACTATGCTGTCCCTCGTGACGCCCTGCCGCTTTTACATTTCGAGGACGAGGCAGTGGAGCCAGGAGACTCCATCTAACACCTTGACACATCTTACCACAGTCCTGCCCTGTGCCACCATCCACCCCGGCAAGACTTGaacatgatgaaataaattTCTTTGTGCATCAAATTGCTGTTATTCAAGGGattacaattatttttcagattaagtGAGAACTTGTAAGTTTTACGCTTTATGAGCAGGGTGCTGTGTCCAACCTGCAGACACAGGATCTGAGAGGGTGCCATTGCgacaataacagaaaataaagataaaatgtcCTGCAACCTCCCTTTGCCCAATTCTGCCCACAAAATCAAGGGTATGATCAATGCTGTTAGCAGGCTTCTCAGTTGAAGTTAGCATTTATTAAGCTGtaaaacaatttgttttgtGAGGTAACCAAACTACTAACCAACTACTAAATTGCCCTGGTTTTCTACATACAGATGAACTTTGAAGATGGCCTCAAGTAAAatactgataaaatatttgTCGCTGGCGCACTTAAGTTCTGATGAAAGGGGGAATCCTTTGTCACTCATTTTTTATCCATatgattttataatttcttcaaaaaaatcctgtaatcaaaaacaaaatttgtgtTATATCTAATATGTCTAATATCAGTTCTcctttcattttaatataaatttgtaGCACTCAGTGAATGCAAAGTTTTCACTGTCCCCCTTGGATGGAGCACTGACCCCATAGAAAAGTACAAATGGGCCTTTTGACCCCAAATAAAACCAACTTTTccagaaaaactgcaacagaaaatgcAGAAGAATGCAcatccactactgttatgcaaagctttcagtgtttccattcagttttttatccacaaattgaaaatgcacatgaaaacagacagatggaaatGCACCTTTTGACTGACACCGGGAGACCAAATCAAAGTGGAAGAGTAAAACaaatagtaaaagaaaatatagtgaaaaagagataaagagaccTGCAGGGGAAAGCTTGCACAGGAATAAAGTCACAGGGATTCAGACTCAGTATAAGTTGGTGCTGTTACATGACTTTCTGGCTGATGTCAAGGACTGGATGTTCCCCAATCTCCTCCTACTAAATTTGGACAAACTGGGATTATTCAGGGGGAAGAAAAGCTTGAATGACTTCAGTCTGTCCTCTGTTTTGCCACATgcactccctcctctctctctgtctctctctccctctttctttatctctctcttcctctctttccctcctctctacTCTTCCTTTTTGTCTGTCCTTTTTATCTCAGAGAAAAAGCATTTGTGGCTGGTTTTTGGCCAGAGTCACCTTGAGGCAAATAGTGAAGCGTTtgggtctgtgtgtctgagtatATCTTCattggaatatactgtataatatgaatgtgtacaaACTAGAAATATTGTCTATTTATGGTTGTTATTATCATTGGAGTCCTTACTTAATTTctatagaaaaattaaaatttttatttaaaaagactCATTAAAAGAAGGTAGTCACCCCTTTATGCATTTTTTCCTGTTACTCTGTCTGaatattacatgtttttctgctgttaatattttttagaCTTGAATGACTGACCTTCAGGGATTTTGAGTTTATTCATGAGCATAGCATTTGCATCCAGAGGTACATTGTTTTTATCACTGAAACGGTCACACAACACATGAAGGCAAAGCAAAGAAGAGCAGTGCAGCTATTGTCATTGTGGTCTTGTCCTGACTTAGCAGTATCTACAATGACAAGCCTTATAGGGACACCATAGACAGACTCTAAAATGCTAATGGGGTTTAAtgctctgtattttttgttaaaagaaacagagaaaaaatatggCAGGTGGAAGgacatacatactgtatcaacaggtcacctctctctcctttgctATCCATCTGACCCTTGTTTGCCCTCTCCTGCTCCTTTTTGATTTATCTATCCGTTAAAATAGTTGCTTTAGACTCCTAATAATTTAGGAGTTCCTAATAATTTCTTTATTAGGAACAACATACTTATACTGGTTAGGgccttttgctctcaaaacagcctcagttcttcgtggcaggcattccacaagatgttgaaaagactcctttgagattctggtccatgttgacatgattgcatcacatcatttctgcagatttgctCAGATTCATGCTGTGAATCTgttgttctaccacatcccaaaggccttctgttggattcagatctggtgactggggaggctACTGAAGAACACTGAACTCAGCAACGATACTCAGATagactgtggcattcaaaccatgattgattggtattaagtgccaagaaaatattccccacaccattacaccaccgcCACCATCCTGGACTGTTGACGCAAGGCAGTTTGAGACCATGGATTCATGATGTTGACGTCAAATTCTGACactaccatctgcgtgcctcagcagaaatccagattcatcagaccaggctacatttttccagtcttcagctgtccagttttgatgAACCTGTGCCCATACTTCTGTTCTGGGCTGACAGGAGTAAAACCAGatgttgttttctgctgttgtagcccataCATCTCAAGGTTTGgcgtgttgtgcattctgagatgcttttctgctcataacagttgtaaagagtggctatatgagttaccgtagcctttctaTCAACgccaaccagtctggccattctcctctgacctctctcatcaacaaggcatttccatcctcagaactgctgctcactggatttttttttttttttgcaccattctgagtaaaaactctagagactggTGTGTGTAAAAATCCCAGGGGATCAGCaatttttcagaaatactcaaaccagcccgtctggcaccaacagtcacgccatggtcaaagtcagtgagatggcatttttttccccattctgatgtgaacattaactgaagcttctgacctgtatctgcaagATTTTAATGCGCTTCACCACATGACTGTCTGATtgaataattgcatgaataaggtGTACAGGtttttctaataaagtgctAGGTGAGTATAACTTTAGTGACTTGCAGAATTCTTTGGCACTTCACATTGTTCACCATGTCATATTAGAACAACCCTATTGCCAGACAAGAACGTTTATATTTGAAGAATATGCAAAACCCAGGATTATATTcaacagcaatgtttttttttttatgtccattCCCGGTGTTTTCAAAATACCTTGCTTTCTTCAGTGTCTGAGCATGACCAGGCAGGTTAGGAAAATATAGCGAGTATAGACTATGATAATAGACTATGGTTAAAATGTGGTTATGGCTAGGCGACCAAAACGACTTGGTTAAGGTTGAGGAAACAAAGTCGCACTTGTAATATCTGAGTGGCATCATCTCTTTTGGTTCATGCTTGACAGTTCATTGCTAATTTGCACC is a window of Xiphias gladius isolate SHS-SW01 ecotype Sanya breed wild chromosome 24, ASM1685928v1, whole genome shotgun sequence DNA encoding:
- the LOC120786806 gene encoding kelch-like protein 10, giving the protein MNDRSKSSQKSSSVCNDLRLAGIFCDAVIKVEDVEFQIHKIILCNCSPYFRALFERWSTADRKVFNISGLSPDTMQLIIEFAYTNSISVTENNVQDLMLAADMLNIMDVVQTCSDFFCEEFCPENCIGIWQFTKICFSSELQCKAYCYITDHFEEVVSHEEFLQLSMQELNEILGRDDLNVRKESTVYEAILRWIAHIPEEREGHITVLFSKVRLGLTSAEYIMSNVMSNELVKKNTECLQMVHDAMQTRCHIITNRPLVSGLCNPLARPRLPNAILLAIGGWSGGDPTNGIEVYDVRADRWINVTDNLERPRAYHGAAFLNGYVYCVGGFDRVEHFNSVRKFDMSTHSWHEVAPMYCRRCYVSVTVLNGCIYAMGGYDGHTRLSSAERYRPETNQWSLIAPMHEQRSDASCTTLHDKVYICGGFNGNECLLTAEYYNPENNQWTMITPMNSRRSGIGVIAYADHVYAVGGFDGNSRLRSAEAYNPLTNSWHVVSPMLTPRSNFGVEVIDHRLFAVGGFNGFTTTYNVECYDSTTDDWSEACNMEIYRSALSCCVVFGLPSMVDYAVPRDALPLLHFEDEAVEPGDSI